The Streptomyces sp. NBC_01275 genome has a segment encoding these proteins:
- a CDS encoding ImpB/MucB/SamB family protein — MTTRRRHIAHLHLHASLTEAQWADIIELMSGITPHVQTVPPNAVQLDLTSALRYFGLSPYDVVQLAKLRLKALYGIDSSAGLADNRMLAAMAADAAAPGDTTWIRDGQAATWLSPRPVTALPGIGRATAETLSRYGLHTIGQIADIPAATLQRLLGVGSARLLAERARGHDPRPVSPSEPAAHLAADLMLERDCLDPAQHHRAVLALADRIGQRLRGESQTAGRLTLTVRYADHSSTTRTRALSEPTNHSPTLAATALSLLTSLGLQRARVRAFAIRADRLGPTKSAHRQLSLDPGDTRARAAEAAADRARRRFGPEALRPATLAD; from the coding sequence ATGACCACCCGTCGGCGACACATCGCCCACCTCCACCTGCACGCCTCACTGACCGAGGCTCAGTGGGCCGATATAATCGAACTGATGTCTGGTATCACGCCTCACGTCCAGACCGTCCCACCCAACGCCGTCCAGCTCGACCTGACGTCGGCACTCAGATACTTCGGCCTGTCCCCCTACGACGTCGTCCAGTTGGCGAAGCTCCGCCTGAAGGCCCTCTACGGCATCGACAGCAGCGCTGGGCTGGCAGACAACCGCATGCTGGCAGCCATGGCGGCCGACGCGGCCGCACCGGGAGACACCACCTGGATCCGCGACGGGCAGGCCGCCACTTGGCTGTCCCCCCGTCCGGTCACCGCCCTGCCGGGGATCGGGCGCGCAACAGCGGAAACGCTCAGCAGATACGGGCTGCACACCATCGGCCAGATCGCCGACATACCCGCGGCAACCCTGCAACGCCTTCTCGGAGTCGGTTCGGCCCGGCTGCTGGCCGAGCGCGCCCGCGGTCACGACCCTCGTCCGGTGAGCCCTTCGGAACCGGCGGCGCACCTGGCTGCCGATCTCATGCTGGAGCGGGACTGCCTGGACCCGGCACAGCATCACCGAGCGGTCCTGGCACTCGCCGACCGGATCGGCCAACGCCTGCGTGGTGAAAGCCAGACCGCCGGCCGACTCACGCTCACCGTGCGGTACGCCGACCACAGCTCCACCACCCGTACGCGCGCGCTGTCGGAACCCACCAACCACTCACCGACTCTTGCCGCAACTGCCCTGAGCCTGCTGACCTCCCTGGGGCTGCAGCGGGCACGAGTCCGGGCCTTCGCCATCCGTGCCGACCGCTTGGGGCCGACCAAAAGCGCCCACCGCCAGCTCTCTCTGGATCCTGGTGACACCCGTGCCCGCGCAGCCGAAGCCGCCGCGGATCGCGCCCGCCGGCGTTTCGGGCCGGAGGCTCTACGTCCAGCGACTCTGGCGGACTGA
- a CDS encoding S1 family peptidase yields MKHRRIPGRRTVTAGAGVAALVAAGVTFQFQSANASEPAQTSRPTALSALAAGKLASALGEDLGADAAGAYYDPQRKSLVVNVLDAAAAKTVEAAGAQARVVQNSLAELTGAHTTLKAHADIPGTAWATDPRTDKVVVTADRTVSDAAWAKLAKVVDGLGSVAELQRTKGEFTPYVAGGDAITGSGGRCSLGFNVVKGGQSYFLTAGHCTDAISTWSDSSGKEIGVNEASSFPGDDYGLVKYTADVDHPSEVDLYDGSAQRITGAAQATVGMKVTRSGSTTQVHSGTVTGLDATVNYGDGDVVSGLIQTDVCAEPGDSGGSLFSGGSAVGLTSGGSGDCTSGGETFFQPVTEALSATGTQLG; encoded by the coding sequence TTGAAGCACCGACGCATACCCGGGCGCCGGACGGTCACGGCGGGCGCGGGCGTCGCAGCGCTCGTCGCCGCAGGCGTCACCTTCCAGTTCCAGAGCGCGAACGCCAGCGAGCCCGCGCAGACTTCCCGGCCCACCGCCCTCTCGGCCCTGGCGGCCGGAAAGCTCGCCTCGGCGCTGGGCGAGGACCTCGGCGCCGACGCGGCGGGCGCCTACTACGACCCGCAGCGTAAGAGCCTCGTGGTGAACGTGCTCGACGCGGCCGCCGCGAAGACCGTCGAGGCGGCCGGCGCGCAGGCCAGAGTCGTCCAGAACTCCCTCGCCGAACTGACCGGCGCCCATACGACCCTCAAGGCCCACGCCGACATCCCCGGCACCGCCTGGGCGACCGACCCGCGCACCGACAAGGTCGTCGTCACCGCCGACCGCACCGTCTCCGACGCCGCGTGGGCCAAGCTCGCCAAGGTCGTCGACGGCCTCGGCTCGGTGGCCGAACTCCAGCGCACCAAGGGGGAGTTCACCCCCTACGTCGCAGGCGGCGACGCGATCACCGGCTCGGGCGGGCGCTGCTCGCTCGGCTTCAACGTGGTCAAGGGCGGCCAGTCGTACTTCCTGACCGCGGGGCACTGCACCGACGCCATTTCCACCTGGTCGGACTCCTCCGGCAAGGAGATCGGCGTCAACGAGGCCTCCAGCTTCCCGGGCGACGACTACGGACTGGTCAAGTACACCGCCGACGTCGACCACCCGAGCGAGGTCGACCTCTACGACGGCTCGGCCCAGCGGATCACGGGCGCGGCGCAGGCCACCGTCGGCATGAAGGTCACCCGCAGCGGCTCGACCACCCAGGTCCACTCCGGCACGGTCACCGGCCTGGACGCCACCGTGAACTACGGCGACGGCGACGTCGTGAGCGGGCTGATCCAGACCGACGTCTGCGCCGAGCCCGGCGACAGCGGCGGCTCCCTCTTCTCGGGCGGCAGCGCCGTCGGCCTCACCTCCGGCGGCAGCGGCGACTGCACCTCGGGCGGGGAGACGTTCTTCCAGCCGGTGACGGAGGCGCTGTCGGCGACGGGGACGCAACTCGGCTGA
- a CDS encoding slipin family protein, producing MVVELAAAGAVLVSAGVVYVTAAARVVKQYERGVVFRLGKLRPEVREPGLTLIVPGVDRLRKVNMQIVTMPVPGQEGITRDNVTVRVDAVVYFKVTSPAEAIVRVEDYRFAVAQMAQTSLRSIIGKSELDDLLSNREKLNQGLELMIDSPAVEWGVTIDRVEIKDVSLPETMKRSMARQAEADRERRARVINADAELQASKKLAEAAKEMSEQPAALQLRLLQTVVAVAAEKNSTLVLPFPVELLRFLERAQQPLPTAPAPERASGQE from the coding sequence ATGGTCGTGGAGTTGGCGGCGGCGGGAGCGGTGCTCGTGTCCGCCGGAGTGGTGTACGTGACGGCGGCGGCCCGGGTCGTCAAGCAGTACGAACGGGGTGTGGTCTTCCGCCTCGGGAAACTCCGGCCCGAGGTGCGCGAACCGGGGCTCACCCTGATCGTTCCGGGCGTCGACCGGCTCCGCAAGGTCAACATGCAGATCGTCACGATGCCGGTGCCCGGGCAGGAGGGCATCACCCGGGACAACGTCACGGTGCGCGTCGACGCCGTCGTCTACTTCAAGGTGACCTCGCCGGCCGAGGCGATCGTCCGGGTGGAGGACTACCGGTTCGCCGTCGCGCAGATGGCGCAGACCTCCCTGCGGTCCATCATCGGCAAGAGCGAACTGGACGATCTGCTGTCCAACCGCGAAAAGCTCAACCAGGGGCTGGAGTTGATGATCGACAGCCCGGCCGTGGAGTGGGGCGTCACCATCGACCGGGTCGAGATCAAGGACGTCTCCCTGCCCGAGACGATGAAGCGGTCCATGGCCCGGCAGGCCGAGGCCGACCGCGAACGGCGGGCCCGGGTCATCAACGCCGACGCCGAACTCCAGGCGTCGAAGAAGCTCGCCGAGGCCGCGAAGGAGATGTCCGAGCAGCCCGCCGCACTCCAACTGAGACTGCTGCAGACGGTCGTGGCGGTCGCCGCCGAGAAGAACTCGACGCTGGTGCTGCCGTTCCCGGTGGAGCTGCTGCGCTTCCTGGAACGGGCCCAGCAGCCGCTGCCCACGGCGCCCGCACCGGAGAGGGCATCGGGCCAGGAGTAG